A single genomic interval of Flavihumibacter rivuli harbors:
- a CDS encoding DMT family transporter — MFKQITSVNPFQIRRQGTRAKALLALAVVSFLWGTTWLASKAGVQYMPALQLAGIRQFIGGLLYFIYFTIKGRSLPKGNQWWPVITLSFLNFFLSNGLSTWGVKYISSGLAAIIGAIVPLWVVLFAMIGGNSKLTPASAIGFILGFTGICIIFYDHLHDFLNADFRFGILVSVGATLSWALGTLYTKKQVSAFNPYFSIGLQMIISGIALTGVTRLTGDHIPISTIPLPAWLAIAYLAVLGSVVTFMAYIYALQHLPTEQVSIYAYINPIVAVLMGTWIFDEKLNAYIAVGGLVALVGVYLVNDAYRKKKDQPASQ; from the coding sequence ATGTTCAAGCAAATCACTTCAGTTAACCCATTTCAAATACGACGCCAGGGCACCAGGGCAAAAGCCTTGCTGGCCCTTGCAGTGGTAAGCTTCCTTTGGGGTACCACCTGGCTGGCATCCAAGGCCGGCGTACAATACATGCCAGCCCTGCAATTGGCAGGGATCAGGCAGTTCATAGGCGGCCTCTTGTATTTCATTTACTTCACCATCAAAGGAAGGTCCCTTCCCAAAGGGAACCAATGGTGGCCTGTGATCACCCTCAGTTTCCTGAACTTCTTCCTCAGCAATGGGCTTTCCACCTGGGGAGTGAAATATATTTCCAGCGGACTGGCTGCCATCATCGGCGCCATCGTGCCCCTATGGGTAGTCTTATTTGCCATGATCGGCGGGAACAGTAAACTCACGCCGGCATCTGCTATTGGTTTTATCCTGGGCTTTACCGGCATCTGCATCATCTTCTACGACCACCTGCATGATTTCCTGAATGCAGACTTCAGGTTTGGCATATTAGTCTCTGTAGGTGCCACCCTTTCCTGGGCGCTGGGAACATTGTATACCAAAAAACAGGTCAGTGCATTCAATCCCTATTTCAGTATAGGGCTGCAAATGATCATATCCGGTATCGCTTTGACCGGTGTGACCAGGCTTACGGGCGACCATATCCCTATCAGTACGATTCCCTTACCAGCATGGCTCGCCATTGCCTATCTGGCCGTCCTTGGATCGGTAGTAACCTTTATGGCTTATATCTATGCCCTGCAGCACCTGCCAACTGAACAGGTATCCATCTATGCCTATATCAACCCGATCGTGGCTGTATTGATGGGCACCTGGATATTTGATGAAAAACTCAATGCCTATATTGCCGTAGGCGGTCTTGTTGCTTTGGTGGGGGTATACCTGGTGAATGATGCATACAGGAAGAAGAAGGATCAACCCGCATCCCAATAA
- a CDS encoding polysaccharide deacetylase family protein gives MDLISNEILVEPCAITTEKDVFLHYDGARINYSKQQFDCPSLQIVPSSLLFEQDIQPASPEVKFLDGQKVMFVTEGGDLGFDLLAASFYLVSRYEEYTSLSRDSYGRYSHTDSLAWKENFLHEPLVNTWILYLQEKLLEIFPGQLFRRKSFRFIPTYDIDMMFSFLHKGLIRNIGGTIRSVMKGNYRQAKQRVRVLRGKEKDPYDAYEWLDALHLYCRVRPVYFFLVAQKQLGYDKNIPTEVKSFQELINYYASVFEVGIHPSWQSSTSPDDRILREEKEWMEVIADKEITKSRQHYIKFTLPEGYRRLLAAGIKEDFSMGYGTINGFRASYSSPFRWFDLERNEATDLMVYPFCFMDANSFYEQKQTPQQAYNELMRLYAAVKKVRGTFITVWHNSFLGTDLEFKGWREVYEVFMKEDAYWDAG, from the coding sequence ATGGATTTGATCAGTAACGAGATACTGGTTGAACCATGTGCTATAACAACAGAGAAGGATGTCTTCCTGCATTATGACGGTGCCAGGATCAATTATAGTAAACAACAGTTTGATTGTCCTTCCCTCCAAATTGTCCCTTCCAGTCTTCTTTTTGAACAGGATATCCAACCAGCATCGCCCGAAGTAAAGTTCCTTGATGGACAAAAGGTGATGTTTGTTACGGAAGGCGGTGACCTTGGCTTTGACCTGCTGGCAGCAAGCTTTTACCTGGTTAGTCGTTACGAGGAATACACTTCGCTTAGTCGTGATAGTTATGGCAGGTATTCCCATACCGATTCCCTTGCCTGGAAAGAGAACTTCCTGCATGAGCCACTGGTGAATACCTGGATCCTTTACCTGCAGGAAAAGCTGTTGGAAATTTTCCCCGGCCAGTTGTTCAGGAGAAAGAGTTTCAGGTTCATTCCCACCTATGATATCGACATGATGTTCTCCTTTCTCCACAAAGGATTGATAAGGAATATTGGGGGCACTATCAGGTCGGTAATGAAAGGTAATTATCGACAGGCAAAGCAGCGGGTAAGGGTACTTCGTGGCAAGGAAAAGGATCCCTATGATGCGTATGAGTGGTTGGATGCATTGCATCTATATTGCAGGGTAAGGCCCGTTTATTTCTTCCTTGTAGCCCAAAAGCAACTGGGCTATGATAAGAACATACCTACTGAGGTCAAGTCGTTCCAGGAACTGATCAATTATTACGCAAGCGTATTTGAGGTAGGCATCCATCCATCATGGCAAAGCAGTACAAGCCCGGATGACAGGATACTGCGAGAGGAGAAGGAGTGGATGGAAGTTATTGCGGACAAGGAGATCACCAAGAGCCGTCAGCATTACATAAAGTTCACTTTACCGGAAGGTTACAGGAGACTGCTGGCTGCCGGAATAAAGGAGGATTTCTCCATGGGCTATGGGACCATCAATGGTTTCAGGGCTTCTTATAGTTCCCCTTTCCGGTGGTTCGACCTCGAGCGGAATGAGGCTACAGACCTGATGGTATATCCCTTCTGTTTCATGGATGCCAATTCCTTCTATGAACAGAAGCAGACGCCCCAACAGGCCTACAATGAATTGATGCGTTTGTATGCTGCAGTTAAAAAAGTGCGCGGCACTTTTATCACCGTATGGCACAATAGTTTCCTTGGCACCGACCTTGAATTCAAGGGTTGGCGCGAAGTGTATGAGGTCTTCATGAAAGAGGACGCTTATTGGGATGCGGGTTGA